The following proteins are encoded in a genomic region of Deinococcus cellulosilyticus NBRC 106333 = KACC 11606:
- a CDS encoding PTS fructose-like transporter subunit IIB — MAKIVAVTSCPTGIAHTFMAAESLQQAANRLGHQIKVETQGSVGTQNTLTQADIEQADAVIIAADTKIDLSRFSGKKVFEFSTRNAIQDSAGIIDQALKGNQSSTAAIAQALNIVAITSCPTGVAHTFMAAEGLQQGATQLGHHIKVETQGSVGAQNTLSAQDIEKADLVIIAADTNVDLSRFQGKKLYSTGTKPVIHDSQKVVQTAIVQGQVHGAAAGGASYADTVARNKEQSSQNRTGAYKHLMTGVSFMLPFVVAGGLLIAIAFALGGINVFEEVNKGTLGYNLFQVGARNAFALMVPVLAGYIAFSIADRPGLAPGMVGGMLAVSAGSGFLGGMIAGFLAGYLVQWLNKNIQLPRTLQGLKPTLILPLLGTTLVGLLMIYVIGTPVAAVLNALTEWLKGMSGTNAVLLGLLLGAMMAFDMGGPVNKASYAFATGLLASDIFGPMAAVMVAGMTPPLGLWLATLLFKNRFTTEEQEAGKAAAVLGISFITEGAIPFAARDPLRVIPSLVAGSAVAGAISMMAGCALRVPHGGVFVLPIPNAVTNLPMYVVALLAGTVVTAVLLGMLKKPVTDVNAGEAKPASAAQQKVQG, encoded by the coding sequence ATGGCAAAGATCGTTGCAGTCACATCATGCCCCACCGGCATTGCCCACACCTTCATGGCCGCTGAGAGCCTGCAGCAGGCCGCGAACCGCCTCGGGCACCAGATCAAAGTGGAAACCCAGGGTTCGGTGGGCACCCAGAACACCCTGACACAAGCGGACATCGAGCAGGCAGATGCGGTGATCATCGCAGCAGACACCAAAATTGACCTCTCCCGGTTCTCAGGAAAGAAAGTCTTTGAGTTCAGCACCCGGAATGCCATTCAGGACAGTGCCGGGATCATTGATCAGGCGCTTAAAGGAAACCAGTCCTCTACAGCAGCAATTGCACAGGCCCTCAACATTGTGGCCATCACCTCCTGCCCCACCGGAGTGGCCCACACCTTCATGGCCGCCGAAGGGCTTCAGCAGGGTGCAACGCAACTCGGGCATCACATCAAGGTGGAAACCCAGGGCTCGGTCGGAGCCCAAAACACCCTGTCTGCGCAGGACATCGAAAAAGCCGATCTGGTGATCATTGCCGCAGACACCAACGTGGACCTGTCCCGCTTTCAGGGCAAGAAACTCTACTCCACAGGCACCAAACCGGTGATCCACGACAGCCAGAAGGTGGTGCAGACCGCCATCGTGCAGGGGCAGGTGCACGGGGCAGCAGCGGGGGGTGCCTCCTACGCGGACACGGTGGCCCGCAACAAGGAGCAGAGCAGCCAGAACCGCACCGGGGCCTACAAGCACCTGATGACCGGGGTCAGTTTCATGCTGCCTTTCGTGGTCGCAGGGGGCCTTTTGATCGCCATTGCGTTCGCACTCGGGGGCATCAATGTCTTTGAGGAGGTCAACAAGGGCACCCTTGGGTACAACCTCTTCCAGGTGGGTGCCAGAAACGCCTTCGCATTGATGGTTCCGGTGCTCGCAGGATACATTGCTTTCTCGATTGCGGACCGTCCTGGCCTCGCGCCAGGCATGGTGGGGGGCATGCTGGCCGTCAGTGCAGGAAGTGGCTTCCTGGGGGGCATGATTGCAGGGTTCCTGGCCGGTTACCTCGTGCAATGGCTCAACAAGAATATCCAGCTTCCCCGCACCCTGCAGGGCCTCAAACCCACCCTGATCCTGCCTCTCCTGGGCACCACGTTGGTGGGCCTGCTGATGATCTACGTGATCGGCACACCTGTGGCCGCAGTTCTGAATGCCCTCACCGAGTGGCTGAAAGGCATGAGCGGCACCAACGCCGTGCTGCTCGGGTTGCTGCTGGGTGCAATGATGGCTTTCGACATGGGTGGACCCGTCAACAAGGCCTCTTACGCTTTTGCCACCGGACTGCTCGCCAGTGACATCTTCGGCCCGATGGCCGCCGTGATGGTGGCCGGCATGACGCCTCCTCTCGGTCTGTGGCTGGCCACATTGCTCTTCAAGAACCGCTTCACCACCGAAGAGCAGGAAGCCGGAAAAGCCGCTGCGGTGCTCGGGATCAGCTTCATCACCGAGGGGGCCATTCCCTTTGCTGCCCGTGATCCCCTGAGGGTGATTCCCTCCCTGGTGGCGGGTTCCGCAGTGGCCGGAGCGATCAGCATGATGGCCGGTTGTGCCCTGCGGGTCCCCCACGGTGGTGTCTTCGTGCTGCCCATCCCCAACGCCGTCACCAACCTGCCGATGTACGTGGTGGCCTTGCTTGCAGGCACGGTGGTCACAGCGGTGCTGCTCGGGATGCTGAAAAAGCCCGTGACGGACGTGAATGCAGGTGAAGCAAAGCCTGCCTCTGCAGCCCAGCAGAAAGTTCAGGGCTGA
- a CDS encoding GNAT family N-acetyltransferase, protein MTSAIPVLTTSRLMLRPFVLADAPVVERLAGVPEVARCTYVPFPYPAGAARGWIESHATQAQAGQQITWAMVHQDQLVGCLELALNGFHRWAELGYWLGVPHWGKGFATEAAHAVVHYALKDLGVLRVQAAIHVDNPASAKVAERLGMTLEGTLRQYQRWGEKNADAWMYAIIRQDRERQQTEAGA, encoded by the coding sequence ATGACCTCAGCCATTCCTGTGCTCACCACATCCCGTTTGATGCTTCGTCCTTTCGTTCTTGCAGATGCCCCTGTGGTGGAACGCCTGGCAGGGGTTCCCGAAGTGGCCCGCTGCACTTATGTCCCCTTTCCCTACCCTGCAGGTGCAGCCAGAGGCTGGATTGAGAGCCATGCAACACAAGCACAGGCCGGGCAGCAGATCACCTGGGCCATGGTGCATCAGGACCAGCTTGTGGGCTGTCTGGAACTGGCCCTCAACGGTTTTCACCGCTGGGCAGAACTGGGGTACTGGCTGGGGGTGCCCCACTGGGGAAAAGGCTTTGCCACCGAAGCAGCGCACGCTGTTGTGCATTACGCCCTGAAGGACCTGGGGGTGCTGAGGGTTCAGGCGGCCATTCATGTGGACAATCCTGCCTCGGCGAAAGTCGCGGAGCGTCTGGGCATGACCCTGGAGGGAACCCTGAGGCAATACCAGCGCTGGGGTGAAAAAAACGCTGATGCCTGGATGTACGCCATCATCCGTCAGGACAGGGAAAGACAGCAAACAGAAGCCGGGGCCTGA
- the ptsP gene encoding phosphoenolpyruvate--protein phosphotransferase, with amino-acid sequence MLQLKREDVLLAAHASTQRDAIEQVAALLAQNGFIDPAYAQSMLEREQTATTYLAHGVAIPHGLPQHRSLVHKTGLAVLQIPEGVQWGPEKAHLLIGIASQSDEHLEILRRLTRVLGEAEKIRALHTTTSPEDIIEFLTGNRPEPEAKGLPDFPEGFEVVLPNPTGMHARPARNLVELVSTFDAQVRIRAGNRTAEASSMMDLLGLGASRGTLLHVSAQGKDAKNVLTRLKKAILEGLGDDLTEPVTETSHPALHFQASSGLQLQGLAASVGLAIGEIHQHRVLHLQVEDTPADMADETEKLQKALDQAQSELLDLAEGVRHRLGSGKAEIFQAQASLLEDPALIQQVVSTMLQGHSAAWAFQQVLNERIGQLKKLDDPVLAARAVDFSDVKDRVLGHLLGQINQSTLKLDRPVVLIAEDLTPSDTAMLDPDLILGFCTAVGGPTSHSAILARSLGIPAVVGAGRDVLSIPAGSKSILDGFSGTLYVEPSAEDIREAQTTLRNWQEELEVARAARHQPATTTDGVSIEVAANVNRASDVPAALENGAEGVGLMRTEFLFLESDHAPSEEEQYQAYRQMVEALQGKPLIVRTLDIGGDKEVGYLGLEREDNSFLGMRGIRLCFQRPDLFLPQLRAIYRAARHGPLKIMFPMVSTLEDFQKARDLAEGVRVEVGAPKVELGIMIEVPSAVMLAEELAREVDFFSIGTNDLTQYTLAMDRLHPELAHQADGLHPAVLRMIDHTVQAARKHGRWVGVCGGIAGDVEGALILTGLGVSELSVATPAVPTIKATLREKSHQDLVQLAQKALRCQTAREVRGLL; translated from the coding sequence ATGCTTCAACTGAAAAGAGAAGATGTCTTGCTGGCTGCCCACGCCAGCACCCAGCGTGATGCCATCGAGCAGGTGGCGGCCCTGCTCGCCCAGAACGGCTTCATTGATCCTGCTTATGCCCAGAGCATGCTGGAACGCGAACAGACCGCCACCACCTACCTGGCCCACGGGGTGGCCATCCCCCACGGCCTGCCCCAGCACCGCAGCCTGGTGCACAAAACTGGACTTGCCGTGCTGCAGATCCCCGAAGGGGTGCAGTGGGGACCGGAAAAGGCCCACCTCCTGATTGGCATTGCCTCCCAGTCCGACGAGCACCTCGAAATCCTGCGCCGACTGACCCGCGTGCTCGGCGAAGCTGAAAAAATCCGTGCCCTGCACACCACAACAAGCCCCGAGGACATCATCGAATTCCTCACCGGAAACCGCCCGGAGCCTGAAGCAAAAGGCCTCCCCGATTTCCCTGAAGGCTTTGAGGTGGTGCTTCCCAACCCCACCGGGATGCACGCCCGGCCTGCCCGCAATCTGGTGGAACTCGTCAGCACCTTTGATGCCCAGGTGCGCATCCGGGCCGGGAACCGCACTGCGGAAGCCAGCAGCATGATGGATTTGCTGGGCCTCGGGGCCAGCCGTGGCACCCTGCTGCATGTCAGCGCACAGGGCAAAGATGCTAAAAATGTGCTCACACGCCTGAAGAAAGCCATTCTGGAAGGCCTCGGAGACGACCTCACCGAGCCTGTCACCGAAACGTCCCACCCGGCATTGCACTTCCAGGCCAGCAGCGGGCTGCAGCTCCAGGGCCTCGCGGCATCGGTGGGCCTTGCCATCGGGGAAATCCACCAGCATCGGGTCTTGCACCTGCAGGTGGAGGACACCCCCGCTGACATGGCCGATGAAACCGAAAAGTTGCAAAAAGCCCTCGATCAGGCACAATCCGAACTGCTCGACCTCGCAGAAGGGGTGCGTCACCGTCTGGGCTCCGGCAAGGCCGAGATCTTTCAGGCTCAGGCCAGTCTGCTGGAAGACCCGGCCCTGATCCAGCAGGTGGTCAGCACCATGCTGCAGGGGCACAGTGCCGCCTGGGCGTTCCAGCAGGTGCTCAATGAACGCATCGGTCAGCTGAAAAAACTCGATGACCCGGTGCTCGCTGCCCGGGCGGTGGATTTCAGCGACGTGAAAGACCGGGTGCTCGGTCACCTGCTTGGGCAGATCAACCAGAGCACCCTGAAACTGGACCGCCCGGTGGTGCTGATCGCAGAGGACCTCACCCCCAGCGACACCGCCATGCTCGACCCCGATTTGATTCTGGGTTTCTGCACTGCGGTGGGCGGCCCCACCTCCCACTCGGCCATCCTGGCCCGCAGCCTGGGGATTCCTGCTGTGGTGGGTGCAGGACGGGACGTGCTCAGCATTCCTGCTGGATCGAAAAGCATTCTGGATGGGTTTTCCGGGACACTTTACGTGGAACCCAGCGCAGAAGACATCCGTGAAGCCCAGACCACCCTGCGCAACTGGCAGGAGGAACTTGAAGTGGCCCGCGCGGCCCGCCACCAGCCTGCCACCACCACAGACGGGGTGAGCATTGAAGTGGCCGCCAACGTCAACCGCGCTTCCGATGTGCCTGCCGCCCTGGAAAACGGAGCCGAAGGGGTGGGCCTGATGCGCACCGAGTTCCTGTTTCTGGAAAGCGACCACGCCCCCTCCGAAGAAGAACAGTACCAGGCCTACCGCCAGATGGTCGAAGCCCTGCAGGGCAAACCCCTGATTGTCCGCACTCTGGACATCGGCGGAGACAAGGAAGTGGGTTACCTGGGTCTGGAGCGGGAGGACAACTCCTTCCTGGGCATGCGTGGCATCCGGCTGTGCTTCCAGCGCCCGGACCTGTTTTTGCCGCAACTGCGCGCCATTTACCGGGCGGCCCGGCATGGACCCCTCAAAATCATGTTCCCGATGGTCTCCACCCTGGAGGACTTCCAGAAGGCCCGTGACCTTGCAGAAGGGGTGCGCGTGGAAGTCGGTGCACCGAAAGTGGAGCTTGGCATCATGATCGAGGTGCCCTCTGCAGTGATGCTCGCCGAAGAACTTGCCAGAGAGGTGGATTTCTTCTCGATTGGCACCAACGACCTCACCCAGTACACCCTGGCGATGGACCGCCTGCACCCGGAGCTCGCCCACCAGGCAGACGGATTGCATCCCGCCGTGCTGCGCATGATCGACCACACCGTGCAGGCCGCCCGCAAACACGGCCGCTGGGTCGGGGTGTGCGGAGGGATCGCCGGAGATGTGGAAGGGGCCCTGATCCTCACCGGACTGGGCGTGAGTGAGCTGAGTGTGGCCACCCCGGCGGTGCCCACCATCAAAGCCACCCTGCGGGAAAAAAGCCACCAGGACCTCGTGCAGCTTGCCCAGAAGGCCCTCAGGTGCCAGACCGCCAGGGAAGTGAGGGGCCTCTTGTGA
- a CDS encoding diguanylate cyclase domain-containing protein: protein MDHQTPTIAILTDWIGPFQKTVLGALQETLNAAGVGTVTYVGREVHHPNPIYGTSNDIYHLFDPQAHQAVFVLTSTLGNHSIDQELLAFMQPFLQLPVVGFGRKLPGIPTVRLSNRSGMQELMEHLLIERGYQNFVFMRGPEDNPESIEREEVFREALRQHGREFQEDHCLNGAFYPPTARHVMMHFLEAGHRDFDCVVCANDEMALAVMGVLEEHGLHVPQDVAVVGFDDIEMGQFGSSPLTTVHQPVSEMAKVAARMLLAMLQGMPQEDVLVPSRLVVRESCGSAGKRPTQVAPVEQGETERTLHQLFLSDLETAGEVFLPAWKKALEEIRTAAELERHQQLLLHWSVDLQHLQAAQQQRALALGLQASHLVSERILRLETRHTVGQLQYTRHVSHVGTSMGAHDTLEGLLDELKHSLPSIGLHYFMLALYDHYGPTPGSRLKIHLSSGGVGTEGDVLETRALLPGYLLQRPLLNWQVHPIYVNDEHYGCFMMVEPQGWGGDEELLRYLVTRSIHHMVKTRALIRHSEELEQQVQDRTRQLEEANRELRRSLLLDGLTRVYNRSAFDDYLRRMWKEHQRSGQSLSVIMCDVDFFKKYNDACGHLAGDDCLRAIAQALSQAAYRPGDMVARYGGEEFVVVLPDTTAEGAKHVAMRIQETVAALKLRHPASEVSPHITLSMGVKAHVPRAGEDPMQLVHAADQGLYHSKRLRRNCITVL from the coding sequence ATGGACCACCAGACCCCCACCATTGCCATCCTCACCGACTGGATCGGACCCTTCCAGAAGACTGTGCTGGGTGCCCTGCAAGAGACCCTCAATGCAGCAGGGGTGGGCACCGTCACCTACGTGGGTCGGGAAGTGCACCATCCCAACCCCATTTATGGCACCAGCAACGACATCTACCACCTGTTTGACCCACAGGCACATCAGGCGGTCTTCGTGCTCACCTCCACGCTGGGCAATCACAGCATCGATCAGGAGCTTCTTGCTTTCATGCAGCCGTTCTTGCAGCTTCCGGTGGTGGGCTTCGGGCGGAAATTGCCGGGCATCCCCACAGTGCGCCTCAGCAACAGAAGTGGCATGCAGGAACTGATGGAGCACCTGCTGATCGAGAGGGGATACCAGAATTTCGTCTTCATGCGTGGGCCTGAAGACAACCCCGAATCCATTGAGCGGGAAGAGGTGTTCCGGGAGGCCCTGCGCCAGCATGGACGGGAGTTTCAGGAGGACCACTGCCTGAATGGAGCGTTTTACCCTCCCACCGCGAGACACGTCATGATGCACTTCCTGGAAGCAGGCCACCGGGATTTTGATTGTGTGGTCTGTGCCAACGATGAAATGGCCCTCGCGGTGATGGGGGTGCTCGAAGAACACGGTCTGCATGTCCCTCAGGACGTGGCGGTGGTGGGTTTTGATGACATCGAGATGGGGCAGTTTGGTTCCTCACCCCTCACCACCGTGCATCAACCTGTCTCCGAGATGGCAAAAGTGGCGGCCCGGATGCTGCTGGCGATGCTACAGGGCATGCCCCAGGAGGACGTGCTGGTTCCCTCCAGACTGGTGGTCCGGGAGTCTTGTGGCAGTGCAGGAAAACGGCCAACCCAGGTGGCCCCTGTGGAACAGGGTGAAACCGAGAGAACCCTGCACCAGTTGTTCCTTTCAGACCTGGAAACCGCAGGGGAGGTGTTTCTGCCCGCCTGGAAGAAAGCGCTGGAGGAGATTCGCACGGCTGCAGAACTCGAGCGCCACCAGCAGTTGCTGCTCCACTGGAGCGTTGACCTGCAGCACCTGCAAGCCGCCCAGCAGCAACGGGCACTCGCTCTGGGATTGCAGGCCAGCCATCTGGTTTCTGAACGCATCCTCAGGCTGGAAACCCGGCACACGGTGGGGCAACTGCAGTACACCCGGCACGTTTCCCATGTGGGCACTTCGATGGGAGCACATGACACCCTGGAAGGCCTGCTGGATGAACTCAAGCACAGCCTTCCCTCGATTGGACTGCACTATTTCATGCTGGCCCTCTACGACCACTATGGACCCACCCCGGGTTCACGGCTGAAAATTCACCTGAGCAGTGGAGGCGTGGGCACGGAAGGGGATGTACTGGAGACCCGTGCCTTGCTTCCGGGTTATTTGCTGCAGCGTCCACTTCTCAACTGGCAGGTCCACCCGATTTACGTGAATGACGAACATTATGGCTGTTTCATGATGGTGGAACCGCAAGGCTGGGGAGGAGATGAGGAACTGCTGCGCTATCTGGTGACCCGCAGCATCCACCACATGGTGAAAACCCGCGCGCTGATCCGGCACTCTGAGGAACTGGAGCAGCAGGTGCAGGATCGCACCCGGCAACTGGAGGAGGCCAACCGGGAATTGCGCCGCAGTTTGCTGCTGGATGGCCTGACCCGTGTGTACAACCGCTCGGCGTTTGACGATTACCTCAGGCGCATGTGGAAGGAACACCAGCGTTCCGGCCAGAGCCTGTCGGTGATCATGTGCGATGTGGATTTCTTCAAGAAGTACAACGACGCCTGCGGGCACCTTGCCGGAGATGACTGCCTGCGTGCCATCGCACAGGCCCTTTCTCAGGCGGCCTACCGACCTGGAGACATGGTGGCCCGCTATGGTGGAGAAGAATTCGTGGTGGTGCTCCCTGATACCACTGCAGAAGGGGCAAAGCACGTTGCAATGCGCATTCAGGAGACAGTGGCGGCCCTGAAACTCCGGCATCCGGCTTCAGAGGTGTCTCCCCACATCACCTTGTCCATGGGGGTGAAGGCCCATGTTCCCCGTGCAGGGGAGGACCCCATGCAACTGGTGCATGCGGCCGACCAGGGGCTGTATCACTCCAAACGACTCAGGCGAAACTGCATCACGGTGCTGTGA
- the pfkB gene encoding 1-phosphofructokinase: MPDRQGSEGPLVKVVTVTLNPALDLTVRSDHLQIGQVNQGQDMQLNPAGKGVNVASILADWGLRVTVTGLLGEENSETFERLFAKKGIADHFIRIPGSTRLGLKIVDEARQETTDINLKGIQVAPPQVESLRKKVLTLAETHDLFVLAGSLPPGAPEDLYFTLIRDLKALGKKVVLDTSGRPLELGLKARPTAVKPNLHELSQLTQKTLSTPEDALDAVKSLQGLEWLVVSMGEQGALFFHEGEAVHAIPPRVVVKSTVGAGDAMVAGLVAALHEGLEVQEAARLATAFSAGSIQQIGANLPEANVLQELQSHVQVVTLASGRV; this comes from the coding sequence GTGCCAGACCGCCAGGGAAGTGAGGGGCCTCTTGTGAAGGTGGTCACCGTCACCCTCAACCCTGCCCTGGACCTCACCGTGCGCAGCGACCACCTGCAGATCGGTCAGGTGAATCAGGGCCAGGACATGCAGCTGAACCCCGCTGGAAAAGGGGTCAATGTGGCCTCGATACTTGCAGACTGGGGTCTACGTGTCACCGTCACCGGGCTGCTCGGTGAGGAGAACAGTGAAACTTTCGAGCGTCTGTTTGCAAAAAAAGGCATCGCAGACCACTTCATTCGCATTCCCGGAAGCACCCGACTGGGCCTGAAAATTGTCGATGAAGCCCGCCAGGAGACCACCGACATCAACCTGAAAGGGATTCAGGTGGCCCCCCCCCAGGTGGAATCACTCAGGAAAAAGGTTCTGACCCTCGCTGAAACCCATGACCTGTTCGTGCTGGCCGGGAGCCTCCCTCCGGGTGCTCCAGAAGACCTGTACTTCACCCTCATCCGGGATTTGAAGGCCCTCGGGAAGAAGGTGGTGCTGGACACCAGTGGTCGCCCACTGGAACTTGGCCTGAAAGCCAGACCCACTGCAGTGAAACCCAACCTGCATGAACTGTCCCAGCTCACACAGAAAACCCTGAGCACCCCTGAGGATGCACTGGACGCCGTGAAAAGCCTGCAGGGTCTGGAGTGGCTGGTGGTTTCGATGGGAGAACAGGGGGCACTTTTCTTCCACGAAGGAGAAGCCGTGCACGCCATTCCACCCAGGGTGGTGGTCAAAAGCACCGTGGGGGCTGGAGACGCCATGGTGGCCGGACTGGTGGCCGCCCTGCATGAGGGTCTGGAGGTGCAGGAGGCTGCACGTCTGGCAACGGCTTTCTCGGCGGGCAGCATTCAGCAGATTGGCGCGAACCTTCCTGAGGCAAATGTCTTGCAGGAATTGCAAAGTCACGTTCAAGTGGTCACCCTCGCCTCCGGGCGGGTCTGA
- a CDS encoding DeoR/GlpR family DNA-binding transcription regulator, whose product MTLPLAEDRLQTILKLLVEKGSCRTSELARQLKTSEMTIRRDLDTLAARGLIKKVHGGATLNSMDMQYQERQKLSRGPKERIGLKARELIQPGQTIYIDAGTTAIQLALALKADPQLARTVYVVTHAINIAYELHSECRLYLIGGEAYQGTFSLVGPDAIQMIQKYNYDVFFVGACGIHPRSGLTNTNLIEAQLKSEILKRSNQKVLMADHSKWGNLGFATFAPVDAVDLWITDQAPDEARAFMQERQVQVIEAP is encoded by the coding sequence ATGACCCTCCCCCTCGCAGAAGACCGCCTGCAAACCATCCTCAAACTGCTGGTGGAAAAAGGCTCCTGCCGCACCAGCGAACTGGCCCGACAGCTGAAAACCAGCGAGATGACCATCCGCCGGGACCTGGACACCCTCGCGGCCAGAGGGCTCATCAAGAAGGTGCATGGGGGAGCCACCCTCAACAGCATGGACATGCAGTACCAGGAGCGCCAGAAGCTCTCCAGAGGCCCCAAGGAGCGCATCGGGCTGAAAGCCAGGGAGCTCATCCAGCCCGGGCAGACCATCTACATTGACGCGGGAACCACCGCCATTCAACTGGCCCTGGCCCTCAAAGCCGATCCACAACTGGCCCGCACGGTTTATGTGGTGACCCACGCCATCAACATTGCCTATGAACTGCACAGCGAATGCCGCCTGTACCTGATCGGAGGAGAAGCCTACCAGGGCACCTTCAGTCTGGTGGGTCCGGACGCCATCCAGATGATCCAGAAGTACAATTACGACGTGTTTTTTGTGGGGGCGTGTGGCATCCACCCCAGAAGCGGCCTCACCAACACCAACCTGATCGAGGCCCAGCTGAAGTCAGAAATCCTGAAGCGCAGCAACCAGAAGGTGCTGATGGCCGACCACAGCAAATGGGGAAACCTGGGTTTTGCCACGTTCGCCCCGGTGGACGCCGTGGACCTGTGGATCACCGATCAGGCTCCTGATGAGGCCCGGGCGTTCATGCAGGAGCGTCAGGTGCAGGTGATTGAGGCACCCTGA